One segment of Alnus glutinosa chromosome 2, dhAlnGlut1.1, whole genome shotgun sequence DNA contains the following:
- the LOC133860798 gene encoding pentatricopeptide repeat-containing protein At1g03560, mitochondrial, translating into MRRSLLKTLPHLSATHLHLHPPPPLRPYKNGWRLPHPSKPGPTSPYTSHPRGVFATSLPPPPEWVEPFNDVSDIASTRKNLDPSPWVAQILNLLDGSSAMGANLDCFCRKFLIRLPPSFVSFVLQSVKLREQPGIALQFFSWAGKQKGYAHSIECYVSLIEVLSLCGDVDRIACVLKEFKEMGFMMTVSAANSLIKSLGSVGMVEELLWVWRRMKDNGIDPGLYTYNFLVNGLVNSMFIESAERVLEVMESGRVGPDVVTYNTMIKGYCKVGKRKKAMEKFRDMEVRNVEPDKITYMTLMQACYSDRDFDACLGLYHEMEEKGLEIPGHAYCLVIGALCKDGKCAEGYAVFQSMIQKGCKANVAIYTALIDSYAKGGNMEQAIWLFHRMKNDGFEPDEVTYGVIVNGLCKVGRLEEAMEYFEFCSSNGVVVNAMFYSSLIDGLGKAGRVDEAERLFEEMVEKGCTRDSYCYNALIDALAKCGKIEEALALFKRMEEEGCDQTVYTFTILVSGLFNEHRNEEALTMWDMMIDKGITPTAASFRALSIGLCLSGKVARACKILDELAPMGIVPETAFEDMINVLCKAGRIKEACKLADGIVDRGREIPGRVRTIVINALRKAGNADLAMKLIHSKIGIGYDRMGSIKRRVKFRILFDS; encoded by the coding sequence ATGAGAAGAAGCCTCCTCAAAACTCTTCCCCATCTCTCTGCaacccatctccatctccatcctCCTCCACCTCTCCGTCCGTACAAAAATGGTTGGCGACTCCCACACCCCTCAAAACCGGGCCCCACATCACCTTACACCTCACATCCCAGGGGTGTATTCGCCACCTCTCTTCCCCCACCACCAGAATGGGTGGAACCCTTCAACGATGTCTCTGACATAGCCTCGACCCGCAAAAACCTCGACCCATCTCCTTGGGTGGCCCAAATTCTCAATCTCCTTGATGGGTCCTCGGCCATGGGGGCCAACTTGGACTGTTTCTGTCGCAAGTTCTTGATCAGGTTGCCCCCTAGCtttgtttcatttgttttgcaGTCTGTTAAACTTCGTGAGCAGCCCGGTATTGCTTTGCAGTTCTTTTCTTGGGCTGGTAAGCAAAAGGGTTATGCCCATAGTATTGAATGTTATGTGTCTTTGATTGAGGTTTTATCTTTATGTGGTGATGTCGATAGGATTGCGTGTGTTCTTAAGGAGTTTAAGGAGATGGGTTTTATGATGACGGTGTCAGCCGCTAATTCTTTGATTAAGAGCTTAGGGAGTGTGGGAATGGTTGAGGAATTGTTGTGGGTGTGGCGTAGAATGAAGGATAATGGGATTGATCCGGGTTTGTATACGTATAATTTCTTGGTGAACGGGTTGGTCAATTCGATGTTTATTGAGTCAGCTGAACGGGTTCTTGAGGTAATGGAAAGTGGGAGAGTAGGACCGGATGTTGTGACGTATAATACGATGATCAAAGGGTATTGTAAGGTGGGAAAGAGGAAGAAGGCAATGGAGAAGTTTAGAGATATGGAGGTGAGGAATGTGGAGCCTGATAAGATTACTTATATGACTTTGATGCAGGCATGTTATTCCGATCGAGATTTTGATGCTTGTTTGGGTCTTTATCATGAAATGGAGGAGAAGGGGTTGGAAATTCCAGGTCATGCTTATTGTTTAGTGATTGGTGCGCTTTGTAAGGATGGGAAGTGTGCAGAAGGATATGCTGTGTTTCAAAGTATGATTCAGAAGGGCTGTAAAGCAAATGTGGCAATTTATACGGCTCTCATTGATTCTTATGCAAAAGGTGGGAACATGGAACAGGCAATATGGCTTTTTCATAGGATGAAGAATGACGGTTTTGAACCGGATGAGGTTACTTATGGGGTTATTGTTAATGGCCTGTGTAAGGTTGGGAGATTGGAGGAAGCCATGGAGTACTTTGAGTTTTGTAGCAGTAATGGGGTTGTGGTAAATGCTATGTTTTATTCTAGTTTAATTGATGGTCTTGGAAAGGCTGGGAGAGTGGATGAAGCTGAAAGGCTTTTCGAAGAAATGGTTGAGAAGGGATGTACACGGGATTCATATTGCTACAATGCCCTTATTGATGCCCTGGCTAAGTGTGGCAAAATTGAAGAAGCATTAGCACTCTTTAAGAGGATGGAAGAGGAAGGTTGTGATCAGACAGTTTATACATTCACAATACTTGTCAGTGGACTGTTCAATGAGCATAGAAATGAAGAGGCATTGACGATGTGGGACATGATGATTGATAAGGGTATCACACCAACTGCAGCTTCTTTCAGGGCTCTTTCAATTGGCCTCTGCCTTTCAGGAAAGGTAGCTAGGGCTTGCAAGATACTAGATGAACTAGCTCCAATGGGTATTGTCCCCGAGACAGCTTTCGAGGATATGATCAATGTGCTGTGCAAAGCTGGCCGCATTAAGGAGGCCTGCAAGCTGGCTGATGGGATTGTTGATAGGGGTAGAGAAATACCCGGGAGGGTTCGTACTATTGTAATCAATGCCTTGCGGAAAGCAGGCAATGCAGACTTGGCCATGAAGTTGATTCATAGTAAGATTGGGATTGGATATGATAGAATGGGCAGCATTAAAAGGCGAGTGAAGTTCCGGATTCTGTTTGACAGTTGA